One Leptospira wolbachii serovar Codice str. CDC genomic region harbors:
- a CDS encoding adenylate/guanylate cyclase domain-containing protein produces the protein MKTILLKLRTLLSKDSLPHGELQFPIRYKLLLITSVVLLISMSGIIFLASYFFRKDSEVRVKENNIKINEILSLKVKSDLHSIKQDVHITASAILRNPNSANAIAKELFEEDQNFLLIGAYDVSLNPKFETLNDEFLQKYDYQKSEVKELLRNIQPKLKKSFGGTTVIWNASPRFRHPILCLSFPLSESKDTHTILVTLVKLDSLLDAFQTSGPVETFLVSEDGSVLAHPDAKVVLSGINLNDLPIVERMKKSTVDNGQFRYESKDGVSYLGSFKKLGLGGVGVISQVREAKIFEEVNNIQKRNVYILIVSLALSFIVVYIFAKSLSTPILKLVDASEEIRRGNYHIELHATTHDEIGTLTKSFVSMGRGLEEREKLKDSFGRFVNQDIAELAAKGKLSLGGQRKYCTIFFSDIRSFTAISEKLQPEEVVEFLNQYMTEMVKCVQETGGTVDKFIGDAIMATWGALRDSKHHAKLTVEAALRMRDKLIEFNKGRGTVKKPIIQIGCGINTGYVIAGQIGSSDKMEYTVIGDSVNLASRVESLNKETHTDILITETTYQEVKSDYHVLSMGEIELKGKSKAQKVYAVLGRKTDPNYPKNLSELQKLVGITVVKKGKK, from the coding sequence ATGAAAACGATATTGCTAAAACTCCGTACCCTCTTGTCCAAGGATTCCCTCCCTCATGGAGAATTGCAGTTTCCAATTCGATACAAACTCCTTCTCATTACCTCAGTTGTCCTGCTTATTTCCATGTCAGGCATCATCTTTCTTGCTTCTTATTTTTTCAGAAAAGATAGTGAGGTTCGAGTTAAAGAAAATAATATCAAAATTAACGAGATCCTTTCCTTAAAAGTAAAATCGGACTTACATTCGATAAAACAAGATGTCCATATCACGGCATCTGCCATTTTAAGAAACCCCAACTCTGCCAATGCAATCGCCAAAGAGTTGTTTGAAGAAGATCAAAACTTTCTTTTGATTGGAGCTTACGATGTGAGCTTAAATCCAAAATTTGAAACTTTGAATGATGAATTTCTACAAAAATATGATTATCAAAAATCAGAAGTGAAGGAATTACTTCGTAATATCCAACCAAAACTAAAAAAATCCTTTGGTGGTACAACTGTCATTTGGAATGCAAGTCCTCGCTTTCGACATCCAATCCTCTGTCTCAGTTTCCCACTTTCGGAATCTAAAGATACACATACCATTCTTGTAACTTTAGTCAAACTAGATAGTTTGTTAGACGCATTTCAAACATCAGGTCCAGTCGAAACCTTCCTCGTGAGTGAGGATGGAAGTGTATTAGCACATCCAGATGCAAAAGTAGTTTTATCGGGTATCAATCTAAATGATCTTCCTATTGTGGAACGTATGAAAAAATCCACCGTAGACAATGGGCAGTTTCGTTATGAATCTAAAGATGGTGTTTCCTATCTTGGATCTTTCAAAAAACTAGGGCTCGGTGGTGTTGGTGTAATATCACAAGTAAGGGAAGCAAAGATCTTTGAAGAAGTTAATAACATTCAGAAACGAAACGTCTACATATTGATTGTTTCGTTAGCACTTTCTTTTATCGTTGTTTATATTTTTGCAAAATCTCTATCAACACCCATTCTTAAATTAGTCGACGCTTCTGAAGAAATCAGACGTGGGAACTATCATATTGAACTTCACGCTACCACTCATGATGAAATTGGAACTCTTACCAAATCGTTCGTGAGTATGGGACGGGGTTTGGAAGAACGTGAAAAATTAAAAGACTCCTTTGGAAGATTTGTCAACCAAGACATCGCAGAACTTGCAGCCAAAGGGAAACTATCTCTTGGTGGACAAAGAAAGTATTGCACCATCTTTTTCTCAGACATTCGAAGTTTTACAGCAATTTCAGAAAAACTACAACCAGAAGAGGTTGTTGAATTTTTAAACCAATACATGACAGAGATGGTGAAATGTGTCCAAGAAACGGGTGGGACTGTAGATAAGTTTATCGGGGACGCCATTATGGCAACTTGGGGGGCACTCCGTGATTCTAAACACCATGCAAAGTTAACTGTCGAAGCGGCACTTAGGATGCGCGACAAACTCATTGAGTTTAACAAAGGCAGAGGCACTGTTAAAAAACCAATCATTCAAATTGGATGTGGGATTAATACTGGTTATGTCATTGCGGGACAAATCGGAAGTTCCGATAAAATGGAATACACGGTCATTGGCGATTCAGTCAACCTTGCTTCCCGCGTGGAGTCACTGAATAAAGAGACTCACACTGACATACTCATAACAGAAACCACTTACCAAGAAGTCAAATCCGACTACCATGTACTGAGTATGGGAGAAATTGAATTAAAAGGGAAATCCAAAGCTCAAAAAGTCTATGCAGTGCTTGGAAGAAAAACAGATCCAAATTATCCCAAAAACCTAAGCGAACTACAAAAGTTAGTTGGAATCACTGTAGTGAAAAAGGGGAAAAAATGA
- a CDS encoding FecR domain-containing protein has translation MNLDKRDRLVLFTLLSVAILFTILFYLDINRKIGIGDREVVGTIFFKNNIVQRKFEDEVIWEKLENNSSLTNKDTIRSEAFSDALIRLKDGTEINIDENSMFNLDLTGEEPNLEFTQGSLEVKKNESQKSQLKITSSGSEINVDSGNVKIERSKERELSLFVEKGKTTIKQKDGKSVAVDEGKKAEFKKTGIEIKKIPVVLLAPSSQKLFYAEPDDVSVHFQWKVESGYEDPILEISRSPNFQMIFINEKVEGTQADFRLKEGTFYWRLKVKNKTGSGNEFSEINKFFVSKMESFQGESPEQGTVIPFVQTYPLVTLTWTKLSTANSYKLIVSNSPKLTNPIKQLETTANQISYDDFKEGTYYWKVIGKSAFPDTKDRESQTLSFTVKKQNNVPAPKWLRPSPNSEISADEIKQNQAILIWDGNAELKSYQLKISKDSKMANIVFSEETASNFLVPNWNQLGKGTFYASIIGKSKEGKETETSALLSFAVVDKKKIPEPEVDPNENKPSQKLEPKLEMMSPNGTVVQMKGKSSLEFQWKVTGVAGERYDLVLYQHNGDKKIAIYKITTKDSKHTLKDLSILDEGSFSWDLSVYKDSSLLLSRKGSFILALDQFKSLKPSDIEFISPKRLYKEKR, from the coding sequence ATGAATTTAGACAAACGCGACCGTCTCGTCTTATTCACCCTCTTAAGCGTAGCAATATTATTCACGATTTTATTTTATTTGGATATCAATCGCAAAATTGGGATTGGAGATCGTGAAGTTGTTGGAACCATCTTTTTTAAAAACAATATTGTTCAAAGAAAATTTGAAGACGAAGTGATTTGGGAAAAACTGGAAAACAACAGTTCTCTCACTAATAAAGATACGATTCGATCGGAAGCATTTTCTGATGCACTCATTCGATTAAAAGACGGAACAGAAATTAACATCGATGAAAATTCAATGTTTAACTTGGATTTGACGGGAGAAGAACCAAACCTTGAATTCACCCAAGGTTCCCTAGAAGTCAAAAAGAACGAATCCCAAAAAAGTCAGTTAAAAATTACAAGTTCTGGAAGCGAAATCAATGTAGATTCTGGAAATGTCAAAATTGAACGTTCCAAAGAAAGAGAACTGAGTCTTTTTGTGGAAAAAGGAAAAACAACTATCAAACAGAAGGACGGAAAGTCCGTGGCTGTCGATGAGGGGAAAAAAGCGGAATTCAAAAAAACAGGAATCGAAATCAAAAAAATTCCCGTTGTTCTCCTAGCGCCTTCTTCTCAAAAATTATTCTATGCAGAGCCGGACGATGTATCAGTCCACTTTCAGTGGAAAGTAGAATCTGGATATGAAGATCCTATTTTAGAAATTTCCAGATCACCTAACTTTCAAATGATATTTATCAATGAAAAAGTTGAGGGAACACAGGCCGACTTCAGATTAAAAGAAGGTACATTCTACTGGAGATTGAAGGTCAAAAATAAAACTGGTAGCGGAAATGAATTCAGCGAGATCAATAAATTTTTTGTATCAAAAATGGAATCCTTTCAGGGAGAATCTCCGGAACAAGGAACAGTGATACCCTTTGTCCAAACATATCCTTTAGTAACTCTCACTTGGACCAAACTATCTACGGCTAACTCATATAAGTTGATTGTATCGAATTCGCCTAAACTAACAAACCCAATTAAACAATTAGAAACTACCGCAAACCAAATTTCCTACGATGATTTTAAAGAAGGTACATATTATTGGAAGGTAATTGGTAAATCTGCCTTTCCGGACACAAAAGATAGAGAAAGCCAAACCCTTTCCTTTACAGTAAAAAAACAGAACAATGTGCCGGCACCGAAATGGTTACGGCCATCACCCAACTCTGAAATTTCAGCAGATGAAATCAAACAAAACCAAGCCATATTAATTTGGGATGGGAATGCAGAATTGAAGTCTTATCAATTGAAAATTTCCAAAGATTCTAAAATGGCAAACATAGTTTTCTCTGAAGAAACAGCCTCTAACTTTCTTGTACCAAATTGGAACCAATTAGGAAAAGGAACTTTCTACGCAAGCATCATTGGTAAATCGAAAGAAGGCAAAGAAACGGAAACGTCCGCTTTACTAAGTTTTGCTGTCGTGGATAAAAAGAAAATTCCAGAACCGGAAGTGGATCCAAACGAAAACAAACCTTCACAAAAATTAGAACCTAAATTGGAAATGATGTCTCCGAATGGAACTGTCGTGCAAATGAAAGGAAAATCCAGTTTAGAATTTCAGTGGAAAGTAACAGGAGTAGCAGGCGAACGATATGATTTAGTTCTGTATCAACATAATGGAGACAAAAAGATTGCCATTTATAAAATTACAACAAAGGATTCCAAACATACTTTAAAAGATTTAAGTATCTTAGATGAGGGTTCGTTTTCATGGGATCTTAGCGTTTATAAAGATTCCAGTTTATTGTTATCTCGAAAGGGAAGTTTCATTCTGGCTTTGGATCAATTTAAGTCGTTAAAACCTTCTGATATAGAGTTTATCTCACCAAAACGGTTGTACAAAGAAAAACGATGA
- a CDS encoding DUF1574 domain-containing protein, producing the protein MDLIRNRFLLVPFLVVFLAFCLDKLLLLENVHTYFSKSLSDINYIQKHQLYEDLKVYLSNKDRDKVLVCFGNSRALLFDNEYIHRKYPGWVMFNFSVPGGKPDYVLQWMEQFHKDNVKPDFFLFDHSVEMYNSAATLKVDETLTNGLNVSFVLKHFSLFSTDDISTLIAKRMFRAYQYRPKLEVIITRAKNKESFLFPYRELRNSLMENLNRGKGSAMTPGTHQSVLPAELLKKSAIGDFHSYLVPFQFSESILSFTNQSLELAKQLGVPSAVIWVRLSLPYMDHIRNLKVSVGEGKVDTVYHDWFPRMVAYHNQNGIPFWNMNDDPNYTCNNFSDAGHMSPTCYDEYTDYIFKNLIQSFVKGAR; encoded by the coding sequence GTGGATTTAATTCGTAATCGATTTTTATTAGTCCCGTTCCTAGTTGTTTTTCTTGCATTTTGTTTGGACAAACTTTTGCTTCTCGAAAATGTTCATACTTATTTTTCAAAATCACTTTCAGATATAAACTATATCCAAAAACACCAGTTATATGAAGATCTGAAGGTTTATTTGTCTAACAAAGATCGAGACAAAGTATTAGTTTGCTTTGGCAACTCTCGTGCTCTCTTGTTTGACAATGAATACATACATAGAAAGTATCCTGGTTGGGTGATGTTTAATTTCTCCGTACCGGGAGGAAAGCCAGATTATGTATTACAATGGATGGAACAATTCCACAAAGACAATGTAAAACCAGATTTCTTTTTGTTTGATCACTCGGTGGAAATGTACAATTCTGCAGCAACTTTAAAAGTGGATGAAACTCTAACTAATGGACTCAATGTATCTTTTGTTTTAAAACATTTTTCACTATTTTCAACGGATGATATTTCGACTTTGATCGCAAAACGAATGTTTCGTGCTTATCAATACCGTCCTAAGCTAGAGGTTATCATCACAAGGGCCAAAAATAAGGAATCGTTTTTGTTTCCCTATCGTGAGTTACGTAACAGCTTGATGGAAAATTTAAATAGGGGCAAAGGTTCAGCCATGACTCCAGGAACCCACCAATCTGTACTCCCGGCTGAATTATTAAAAAAATCTGCGATTGGGGACTTTCATTCTTATTTGGTTCCATTCCAATTTTCAGAAAGCATTTTGAGTTTTACAAACCAATCTTTGGAACTTGCAAAACAGTTGGGAGTACCATCCGCAGTGATTTGGGTTCGACTCTCATTGCCCTATATGGATCACATTCGTAATTTGAAGGTTTCTGTGGGAGAAGGTAAGGTGGATACGGTGTATCATGATTGGTTTCCGAGGATGGTTGCCTATCATAATCAAAATGGAATTCCTTTTTGGAATATGAACGATGATCCAAATTATACCTGCAACAACTTCAGTGATGCAGGTCACATGTCACCAACTTGTTATGATGAGTATACCGATTATATTTTTAAAAACCTAATTCAGTCTTTTGTAAAAGGTGCTCGGTAA